One Planktothrix serta PCC 8927 genomic window carries:
- a CDS encoding GlsB/YeaQ/YmgE family stress response membrane protein yields MGILAWILLGLIAGAIAKAIYPGNQGGGIFATIGLGILGALLGGYLGQLFFGSSGAAAASAGSLTIPGVFFAVLGAILLIFLWGLITRRSVA; encoded by the coding sequence ATGGGTATTCTTGCTTGGATACTTTTAGGATTAATTGCAGGTGCTATTGCTAAAGCCATTTATCCCGGCAATCAAGGCGGTGGTATTTTTGCTACCATTGGTTTAGGAATTTTAGGCGCTTTACTGGGTGGTTATTTAGGTCAACTTTTCTTTGGGAGTAGTGGAGCCGCCGCCGCTTCAGCAGGATCTTTAACTATTCCGGGTGTTTTCTTTGCTGTGTTAGGTGCAATCCTCTTAATTTTCCTGTGGGGATTAATTACTCGCAGAAGTGTTGCTTAG
- a CDS encoding DUF3616 domain-containing protein → MSQSFLLSRLLLRFDAPDDVLLTNLSAIALTPDGSLWLGSDEGTGIERLSPIEPYVFGQHQHFDLGNFIPLKNQEEEIDIEGLDYYDHYLWLVGSHSLKRKKPKGKEVSSDIQRLTEIKAEQNRYLLARIPVKNGQLFQSFSTPESGNQEFRAAVLQTSEGGNQLMEALKTDEHLGVFISTPLASKENGLDIEGLAVHENKIFLGFRGPVLRGFAIILELEVEEKEPGVLTLKKIGENGKQYRKHFFELKGLGIRELCLQGEDLIILAGPTMDLDGIMKVYRWKNALTQSSNTLSYFNSDRLEMLFDLPFCLDSDHAEGLELFNSLGQPGLLVVYDSPNPNRILSQQEVFSDIFRLSP, encoded by the coding sequence ATGTCACAAAGTTTTTTACTCAGTCGTCTTCTTTTACGCTTTGATGCTCCCGATGATGTGCTATTAACAAATTTATCTGCGATCGCATTAACCCCTGATGGAAGTTTATGGTTAGGGTCTGATGAAGGTACAGGTATTGAGCGACTTTCTCCCATTGAACCTTATGTTTTTGGTCAGCATCAACATTTTGACTTAGGTAATTTTATTCCTTTAAAGAATCAAGAAGAAGAAATTGATATTGAAGGTTTGGATTATTATGATCATTATCTTTGGTTAGTTGGTTCCCATAGTTTGAAACGTAAAAAACCCAAGGGAAAAGAGGTGAGTTCGGATATACAGCGTTTAACAGAAATAAAGGCGGAACAGAATCGTTATCTTTTAGCTCGAATTCCGGTTAAAAATGGACAATTATTTCAGTCTTTTTCTACTCCTGAATCAGGAAATCAAGAGTTCAGAGCCGCTGTGCTTCAAACCTCTGAAGGGGGAAATCAACTGATGGAGGCGTTAAAAACAGATGAACATTTAGGTGTATTTATATCAACACCTCTGGCTTCTAAGGAAAATGGGTTAGATATTGAAGGGTTGGCGGTGCATGAAAATAAAATTTTCTTAGGATTCCGGGGGCCTGTTTTACGCGGATTTGCTATTATTTTAGAATTAGAAGTTGAAGAGAAAGAACCGGGAGTTTTAACCCTGAAAAAAATTGGAGAAAATGGCAAACAATATCGCAAACATTTTTTTGAATTAAAGGGGTTAGGAATTCGAGAGTTATGTTTACAAGGGGAAGATTTAATTATTTTAGCAGGGCCAACGATGGATTTAGATGGAATTATGAAAGTCTATCGCTGGAAAAATGCTTTAACTCAATCGAGTAATACTCTCTCTTATTTTAATTCTGATCGGTTAGAGATGTTATTCGATCTTCCGTTTTGTCTCGATAGTGATCACGCCGAAGGATTAGAACTATTTAATAGTTTAGGACAACCGGGTTTATTAGTCGTTTATGATTCACCAAATCCTAACCGAATTTTATCTCAACAGGAAGTGTTTAGCGATATTTTCCGCTTGTCTCCCTAA
- a CDS encoding fasciclin domain-containing protein, producing MSFNRFYTHTIAILGVASLGFLAQVPAKAQMQSPDSGMQNSPQMQQNMGSSQNILSVANSNGQYNTFVQAVRSAGLENILTGDGSYTVFAPTDTAFAELPTGTLEMLMQPENKEMLKQVLSYHVIQGQIPSNQIADGNIDSLTGGIAVRVTTDRIIVNNASVVQPDMEATNGVIHGINRVLLPNNVQNNLSQNSQNSEGISQFDNSQPSNPQNLDSPSDRMNTNTNPMNNPYPVNRTNQQQLDVDSQSERINPQQQPRNNSTTTSPMNSNPSSNPMNQGDSNNNSQPPLIQPKSPTDSQPGFPNQ from the coding sequence ATGTCATTTAATCGCTTTTATACCCATACTATAGCAATCTTAGGTGTTGCCAGCTTAGGCTTTTTAGCACAGGTTCCTGCTAAAGCCCAGATGCAATCTCCAGACTCAGGAATGCAAAATAGTCCGCAAATGCAGCAGAATATGGGTTCATCCCAGAATATTCTTTCTGTCGCTAATTCTAACGGTCAATATAACACTTTTGTTCAAGCCGTTAGATCAGCCGGATTAGAAAATATCTTGACCGGAGACGGTTCTTATACTGTTTTTGCACCGACGGATACAGCCTTTGCAGAACTCCCCACAGGCACCTTAGAAATGTTGATGCAGCCTGAAAATAAAGAGATGTTAAAACAGGTTTTATCCTATCATGTGATTCAGGGTCAAATTCCTTCTAATCAAATAGCTGATGGCAATATTGATAGTTTGACGGGTGGAATTGCAGTTCGGGTAACTACTGATCGGATTATTGTTAATAATGCCAGTGTTGTTCAACCGGATATGGAAGCAACAAATGGTGTTATTCATGGCATTAATCGGGTTTTATTACCGAACAATGTTCAGAATAATTTAAGCCAAAATTCTCAAAATTCTGAAGGAATTAGTCAATTTGATAATAGTCAACCCTCGAATCCACAAAACTTAGATTCTCCTTCGGATCGGATGAATACTAATACTAATCCGATGAATAATCCTTATCCTGTAAATCGGACAAATCAACAACAGCTTGATGTTGATTCTCAATCTGAACGAATTAATCCCCAACAACAACCCCGGAATAATTCTACAACTACCAGTCCGATGAATTCTAATCCCTCTTCTAATCCGATGAATCAAGGGGACTCTAACAACAATTCCCAACCCCCTTTAATTCAACCCAAGTCCCCCACAGATTCACAGCCCGGTTTCCCCAACCAATAA
- a CDS encoding EcsC family protein, with translation MGNDHQAQEQHHKLETEANPAQKTNPSTANSTEQWLVELVAVITELFEKTTLQTQQYLVNATATTGTIVDAIAKNPIVKTLNKSLGKGGLEILLGGVNIEQAQQTVRELQQQYPQEKPNQIAHRLMVQKSIQAAGIGLATNFLPPLAVALFAVDLVATTRLQAEMTYEIAAAYGLDLNDPIRRGEVLAIFGLSFGSSIALQMSLEWVEIIPGLGPVIGASSNAILLYGLGYIACRFYQTKLHPSTTAPVTAEMFQQKSQEYWQFAQEQQQVMDQILAQMILASDPEKSGSDLIPELEQSHLSSEAVKAIATYLETPIPLENLLEKLHPDFAAPVFAQCQRIAQIKGEITPAAQVILDAIAPKINRDKNP, from the coding sequence ATGGGAAACGATCATCAGGCGCAAGAACAACACCACAAGTTAGAAACAGAAGCAAACCCAGCCCAAAAAACTAACCCGTCAACAGCAAATTCAACGGAACAATGGTTAGTCGAACTGGTTGCTGTGATCACAGAATTATTTGAAAAAACGACTCTACAAACCCAACAATACTTAGTGAATGCAACAGCAACTACAGGCACAATTGTAGATGCGATCGCTAAAAATCCGATTGTAAAAACGCTCAACAAAAGTTTAGGAAAAGGGGGGTTAGAAATTCTCCTCGGTGGCGTTAATATTGAACAGGCACAACAAACCGTCCGAGAACTTCAACAACAGTATCCTCAAGAAAAACCTAACCAAATTGCTCACCGTTTAATGGTGCAAAAATCCATCCAAGCTGCCGGAATTGGGTTGGCTACAAATTTTTTGCCTCCCCTGGCGGTGGCTTTATTTGCAGTGGATTTAGTCGCCACAACTCGACTACAAGCTGAAATGACCTATGAAATTGCGGCAGCTTATGGTTTAGACCTCAATGATCCCATTCGTCGAGGGGAAGTTTTAGCTATTTTTGGCTTATCCTTTGGCAGTTCTATCGCCTTGCAAATGAGTTTAGAATGGGTAGAAATTATTCCCGGTTTAGGGCCTGTAATTGGTGCTTCTTCTAATGCGATTTTGCTCTATGGTTTAGGTTATATAGCCTGTCGATTTTATCAGACCAAACTTCATCCCTCTACAACGGCTCCCGTTACTGCTGAGATGTTTCAACAAAAAAGTCAGGAGTATTGGCAATTTGCCCAGGAACAGCAACAGGTGATGGATCAAATTTTAGCCCAAATGATTTTAGCTTCTGATCCGGAAAAATCCGGGTCTGATTTGATTCCTGAATTAGAACAATCTCATCTAAGTTCTGAGGCGGTAAAAGCGATCGCCACCTATTTAGAAACACCTATTCCTTTAGAGAATTTATTAGAAAAACTCCATCCTGATTTTGCTGCTCCTGTATTCGCTCAATGTCAGCGAATTGCTCAAATTAAGGGTGAAATTACCCCCGCAGCGCAGGTAATTCTGGATGCGATCGCCCCTAAAATTAATCGGGATAAAAACCCCTAA
- a CDS encoding PAS domain S-box protein, protein MWSTFLILNPGVNLIENQGISEHLILFLLGIKAFILGISTYGLLLLFKIVPIALKIPDFLELQDINQQLKDRLLERQQAKDKLQQEKDFLSALVDQLCEGIVVCDRSGKLIFFNQASREFHGLSEADINTENWAEYYSLYRPDGQTLMPLDEIPLFRALQGETVQNVEMIIHPENRQPRIILANGQAFFNLLGEKLGAVVAMYDITEQKQTQIALEQAKLKLEKRVQERTAELQNTIEQLELAVRECSQVEIALRQSQIQLQSILENTPTVIYAKDNQGNFTLVNRKFETVFNCCSGQVLGQTNFDLFTPEAAQQLNAIEEQVLAENRAIKLEEKIICLHQYRTFLSIKFPLVGSEGIPDGLCSISTDITDRKRIEEKLRLFESAVSRANDAIVITEADPLSVPEPKIIYVNQAFTRLTGYSADEIMGQSLCYLQGPETDQDQLAQIKVSLSKFNPVQVELINYQKDGSKYWVEMSISPVTNQEGQITHFVSVQRDVTHKRLYANTLLRERKQMQQIITDAPFAVAMLDQEFRYIAHSQKWLEDYHLSEESLIGLSHLDIFPNLREYWLNIYHQALAGEVLSCAEDNMDYPDGTQGYIRWAIHPWHIDPTEIGGIIIATYPIDELVKGRESALESVRLKSQFIANMSHEIRTPMNGVLGMAGLLLKTDLTPKQLDFVRAIRTSANHLLTIINDILDFSKLEAKEMVLEKLDFNLDECIETILDLLATQAEEKALELAVLIEPDVCRHLRGDPSRLRQILLNLIGNSIKFTVDGEVVLQVKKISSSGSTIKLYFSVKDTGIGIPQEGQAKIFEAFSQLDASTTRQFGGTGLGLVICKQLVQLMGGEIGVESQWGQGSTFWFTAQFELPNLPQKSDLPKTLSHLKLLVVDSSATVRQSVRSFARSWGMQPDEAAHPDQALVRLRSAARCRQPYDFAVFDQQLLLSRGERFVEVIKNDPRLLATKLILMTSMNQLTQAEELLENGFSSYVIKPLRASRLFDALLTAIATEISSLLEKDRSLSLPENSSLSTTPQFNLKILLVEDHPINQQVILNQLSLLGCEADIAENGEQALKRLESTDYDVVFMDCQMPILDGYATTQELRRRERETPNSHRIVIALTAHALPVDRQKCLAVGMDDYISKPVEQEELEAVLRHWTTQQRGLTEGAKSQSPQSAVDLISSSEDQQLSAEENTSQGQNLMPFDLKRLQTISRGKIEFQRKLLKLFVDNAQTDLIRIREAIQTEDYETLVTCAHRLKGSSGNVGMRHFPGFAFHLEEKARQQTLEGCQELVDVMEEQLTEAIAFINTDLSPTS, encoded by the coding sequence TTGTGGAGTACATTCCTGATCTTAAACCCAGGGGTAAATTTAATTGAAAATCAAGGAATCAGCGAGCATTTAATTCTATTTTTATTGGGGATAAAAGCCTTTATCTTAGGAATATCGACCTATGGTTTATTGTTGTTGTTTAAAATTGTTCCCATTGCCTTAAAAATCCCCGATTTTCTGGAATTACAAGATATTAATCAACAATTAAAAGATCGGCTTTTAGAACGTCAACAAGCCAAAGACAAATTACAACAAGAAAAAGATTTTCTCAGCGCTTTAGTCGATCAATTATGTGAAGGAATTGTAGTTTGTGATCGCTCAGGCAAACTGATCTTTTTTAACCAAGCCAGTCGAGAATTTCATGGACTCTCAGAAGCGGATATCAATACAGAAAATTGGGCAGAATACTATAGTTTATATCGACCCGATGGACAAACCTTAATGCCCTTGGATGAAATTCCTTTATTTCGAGCCTTACAAGGAGAAACTGTTCAGAATGTAGAAATGATAATTCATCCTGAAAATAGACAACCTCGAATTATTTTAGCCAATGGACAGGCATTTTTTAATCTCCTGGGGGAAAAATTAGGGGCTGTTGTTGCCATGTATGATATTACAGAACAAAAACAAACACAAATCGCCTTAGAACAGGCAAAATTAAAACTGGAAAAACGAGTCCAAGAACGCACGGCTGAGTTACAAAATACTATTGAGCAATTAGAATTAGCAGTCCGGGAATGTTCTCAAGTAGAAATCGCCCTCCGTCAAAGCCAAATACAGTTACAATCTATTTTAGAAAATACCCCAACGGTGATTTATGCCAAAGATAATCAAGGAAATTTTACCCTCGTTAACCGCAAATTTGAAACGGTGTTTAACTGTTGTAGTGGTCAAGTTTTAGGTCAAACTAACTTTGATCTGTTTACCCCAGAAGCGGCACAACAGTTAAATGCGATTGAAGAACAAGTTTTAGCCGAAAATAGAGCGATTAAATTAGAAGAAAAAATTATCTGTCTCCATCAATATCGTACCTTTTTATCGATTAAATTTCCGTTAGTAGGAAGCGAAGGAATTCCCGATGGATTATGCAGCATTTCTACTGATATTACCGACCGCAAACGGATTGAAGAAAAACTCAGATTATTTGAGTCTGCTGTGAGTCGGGCAAATGATGCCATTGTAATCACAGAAGCTGACCCCTTGAGTGTTCCAGAGCCTAAAATTATTTATGTAAATCAAGCCTTTACCCGTTTAACCGGATATAGTGCCGATGAAATCATGGGTCAGAGTCTATGCTATTTACAAGGGCCAGAAACCGATCAAGATCAATTGGCTCAAATTAAAGTCAGTTTAAGCAAATTTAATCCCGTCCAAGTTGAACTAATTAATTATCAAAAAGATGGGTCAAAATATTGGGTGGAAATGAGTATTTCTCCCGTGACCAATCAAGAGGGACAAATTACTCATTTTGTTTCCGTGCAACGAGATGTTACCCACAAACGTTTATATGCAAATACGTTACTTCGAGAACGAAAACAAATGCAGCAAATTATTACCGATGCGCCCTTTGCGGTTGCCATGTTAGATCAAGAATTTAGGTATATTGCCCATAGCCAAAAATGGTTAGAAGATTATCATTTATCCGAAGAATCTTTAATTGGGTTAAGCCATCTCGATATCTTTCCCAACTTAAGAGAATATTGGCTAAATATTTATCATCAAGCTTTAGCTGGAGAAGTTTTATCTTGTGCAGAAGATAATATGGACTATCCCGATGGTACCCAAGGTTATATACGTTGGGCGATTCATCCTTGGCATATTGATCCAACAGAAATAGGCGGGATTATTATTGCCACTTATCCCATTGATGAGTTAGTAAAAGGCAGAGAATCCGCCCTTGAAAGTGTTCGCCTCAAATCTCAATTTATTGCCAATATGAGCCATGAAATTCGCACCCCAATGAACGGGGTACTGGGAATGGCAGGATTATTACTTAAAACCGATCTTACCCCAAAACAATTGGATTTTGTGCGGGCAATTCGTACCAGTGCGAATCATCTGTTAACGATTATTAATGATATTTTAGATTTTTCTAAATTAGAAGCGAAGGAAATGGTTTTAGAGAAATTAGACTTTAATTTAGATGAATGTATAGAAACTATTTTAGATTTATTAGCCACTCAAGCCGAAGAAAAAGCACTAGAGTTAGCCGTTTTAATTGAACCGGATGTCTGCCGACATTTACGCGGCGATCCCAGTCGATTAAGACAAATTCTTCTGAATTTAATCGGAAATTCGATCAAATTTACAGTAGATGGAGAAGTTGTTTTACAGGTCAAAAAAATCTCTAGTTCAGGTTCAACTATTAAACTCTACTTTAGCGTTAAAGACACCGGAATTGGAATTCCCCAAGAGGGTCAGGCTAAAATATTTGAGGCGTTTTCTCAACTCGATGCTTCAACAACCCGACAATTTGGCGGCACCGGTTTAGGGTTAGTTATTTGTAAACAATTGGTGCAATTAATGGGGGGTGAAATCGGAGTTGAAAGTCAATGGGGACAAGGTTCAACCTTCTGGTTTACCGCCCAATTTGAACTTCCTAACCTTCCCCAAAAATCGGATTTACCTAAAACGCTTTCCCATTTAAAACTGTTAGTTGTAGATTCTAGTGCCACGGTGCGCCAGTCGGTGCGTTCCTTTGCGCGTTCCTGGGGAATGCAGCCGGATGAAGCCGCCCATCCTGATCAAGCCTTGGTGCGGTTACGGTCTGCGGCTCGATGTCGCCAACCCTATGATTTTGCGGTGTTTGATCAACAGTTACTCCTGAGTCGGGGTGAACGGTTTGTAGAAGTGATTAAAAATGACCCCCGATTGTTGGCGACTAAGTTAATTTTAATGACTTCCATGAATCAACTCACTCAGGCGGAAGAATTATTAGAAAATGGTTTCTCTAGCTATGTGATTAAACCGTTACGAGCGTCTCGATTATTTGATGCTTTATTAACAGCGATCGCCACTGAAATTTCTAGTCTATTAGAGAAAGATCGATCTCTATCTTTACCCGAAAATTCATCTTTATCCACAACCCCCCAATTTAACCTCAAAATTTTATTAGTTGAAGATCATCCGATTAACCAACAAGTGATTTTGAATCAGTTAAGTTTGTTAGGTTGTGAAGCGGATATTGCAGAAAATGGCGAACAGGCTTTAAAACGCTTAGAATCGACTGATTATGATGTCGTATTTATGGATTGCCAAATGCCAATTTTAGATGGGTATGCCACAACTCAAGAACTCCGGCGTCGGGAACGTGAAACACCCAACTCCCATAGGATTGTGATTGCTTTAACGGCCCATGCCTTACCCGTTGATCGCCAGAAGTGTTTAGCGGTGGGCATGGATGACTATATTAGCAAACCCGTTGAACAGGAGGAATTAGAAGCCGTATTGCGCCATTGGACAACTCAACAAAGGGGATTGACGGAGGGGGCGAAATCCCAATCTCCTCAATCTGCTGTTGATTTGATTTCATCCTCTGAGGATCAACAGTTAAGTGCAGAGGAAAATACCAGTCAGGGTCAAAATCTAATGCCTTTTGATTTAAAACGATTACAGACAATTTCACGCGGTAAAATTGAGTTTCAACGGAAACTTTTAAAACTATTTGTTGACAATGCCCAAACGGATTTAATCAGGATTCGAGAAGCGATCCAAACAGAAGATTATGAGACGTTGGTGACTTGCGCCCATCGTTTAAAAGGTTCGAGTGGTAATGTGGGAATGCGACATTTTCCAGGTTTTGCTTTCCATTTAGAAGAAAAAGCCCGTCAACAAACTCTAGAAGGTTGTCAGGAATTAGTTGATGTTATGGAAGAACAATTAACTGAGGCGATCGCCTTTATTAATACCGATTTATCTCCAACTTCCTAA
- a CDS encoding response regulator produces MAQILVADDDITTQLILQHALEEQGHEVYTAEDGEIALSLAQKHHPNLVICDWMMPKVDGLEVCKTIKADPHLASAFFILLTAKEQSTDRIKGLDSGADDFISKPIEIEEILARVRSGLRIHNLNQQILQTNQQLIHALSNLKQAQVQLVQHEKMLTLVQFVAGIAHEINNPVTFIRGNIDYVLEYTQNLLEVVHLYQHIYPQSQPEIQAKLQELEVEYIIQDLPQVLKSMQQGTERISNIIQSLKNFSRLDESEKKLADIHQGIDNTLLMLQSRINQNPDHPIQVIKLYGEISPIICYPSHLNQVFISLLNNAIDAIAEHQKKSPLLEPKIWIKTETCISSNPHQSLNPSVRIMIQDNGIGIPKEIGRKIFEPFFTTKPVGSGTGLGLSIAYQIVVEKHGGTFRFHSELGKGTEFIIEIPALEC; encoded by the coding sequence ATGGCACAGATTTTGGTCGCAGATGATGATATTACTACACAATTAATTCTGCAACACGCCCTGGAAGAGCAAGGACATGAAGTGTATACGGCTGAGGATGGAGAAATCGCCCTGAGTTTGGCACAGAAACACCATCCTAATTTGGTGATTTGTGATTGGATGATGCCCAAAGTTGATGGTTTAGAAGTGTGCAAAACCATTAAAGCTGATCCCCATCTAGCTTCGGCTTTTTTTATTTTATTGACCGCGAAAGAACAGAGTACGGATCGAATTAAAGGGTTAGATTCGGGAGCCGATGATTTTATTTCTAAACCGATTGAAATTGAGGAAATTTTAGCGAGAGTTCGGTCGGGATTAAGAATTCATAATTTGAATCAACAGATTTTACAAACCAATCAACAACTAATTCACGCCTTATCTAATTTAAAACAGGCTCAAGTTCAATTAGTTCAACATGAAAAAATGTTAACTTTAGTGCAGTTTGTAGCGGGAATTGCTCATGAAATTAATAATCCAGTAACGTTTATTCGCGGGAATATTGATTATGTTTTAGAATATACTCAAAATTTGTTAGAGGTGGTGCATTTATATCAACATATTTATCCTCAGTCTCAACCCGAAATTCAGGCTAAATTGCAAGAGCTTGAGGTTGAGTATATTATTCAGGATCTGCCTCAAGTTCTCAAATCAATGCAGCAGGGAACAGAACGAATTAGTAATATTATTCAATCTTTAAAGAATTTTTCTCGCTTGGATGAATCGGAGAAAAAATTAGCCGATATTCATCAAGGAATTGATAATACATTATTAATGTTGCAAAGTCGGATTAATCAAAATCCAGATCATCCGATTCAAGTGATTAAATTGTATGGGGAAATTTCGCCGATTATTTGTTATCCTAGCCACTTAAATCAAGTGTTTATAAGTTTGTTAAATAATGCCATTGATGCGATCGCCGAACACCAAAAAAAATCTCCTCTGCTAGAGCCTAAAATTTGGATTAAAACTGAAACCTGTATTTCATCTAATCCCCATCAAAGCTTAAACCCGTCGGTTAGAATTATGATTCAAGATAATGGTATCGGAATTCCTAAAGAGATCGGTCGTAAAATTTTTGAACCCTTTTTTACGACAAAACCTGTGGGTTCAGGAACGGGATTAGGTCTAAGTATTGCTTATCAAATTGTTGTGGAAAAACACGGGGGAACCTTCAGATTTCATTCAGAATTAGGCAAAGGAACGGAGTTTATTATTGAAATTCCTGCCCTTGAATGTTGA
- a CDS encoding NAD(P)H-dependent glycerol-3-phosphate dehydrogenase has product MSHPPLSDQPLTLAILGAGAWGSALAQLACYNGHTVRLWSRHLGNSLEETVNSVDVLISAISMRGVATTAQQLQTLKLPDQIPIVTATKGLDPDSTRTPSQLWGTLFPQHPIVVLSGPNLSAEIQQGLPAATVVASENLEAAKIVQRVFASNRFRVYTSSDPMGTELGGTLKNVIAIAAGVCDGLHLGTNAKSALLTRALTEIIRIGTHLGGQTETFFGLSGLGDMLTTCNSSLSRNYRVGYGLAEGKTLEQVLTELGSTAEGVNTTNVLIEIAHRERIPVPISGQVYQLLNQQITPQKAVEALMERDLKPEFYAE; this is encoded by the coding sequence ATGTCTCACCCTCCTCTGTCTGATCAACCCTTAACCTTAGCAATTTTAGGTGCAGGAGCTTGGGGTTCAGCCTTAGCTCAATTAGCTTGTTATAATGGTCATACTGTTCGCTTGTGGTCACGGCATTTAGGAAATTCCTTAGAAGAAACTGTTAATTCAGTTGATGTCTTAATCTCTGCCATTTCCATGAGAGGAGTAGCCACAACAGCCCAACAGCTTCAAACCCTAAAATTACCCGATCAAATTCCGATTGTCACAGCAACAAAAGGCTTAGATCCTGATAGCACCCGCACCCCATCTCAACTCTGGGGAACATTGTTTCCTCAACATCCGATTGTGGTCTTATCGGGGCCGAATTTATCCGCCGAAATTCAACAAGGTTTACCCGCCGCTACGGTGGTAGCCAGTGAAAATTTAGAGGCGGCAAAAATAGTACAACGGGTGTTTGCTTCTAATCGATTTCGAGTCTATACCAGTTCTGATCCGATGGGAACAGAATTAGGAGGAACCTTAAAAAATGTGATTGCGATCGCGGCTGGAGTTTGTGATGGATTACACTTAGGAACAAATGCTAAATCGGCCTTACTTACCCGTGCGTTAACCGAAATTATTAGAATTGGAACCCATTTAGGAGGACAAACAGAAACCTTTTTTGGGTTATCGGGTTTAGGAGATATGTTAACCACCTGTAACAGTTCCTTAAGCCGGAATTATCGGGTCGGTTATGGATTAGCAGAAGGTAAAACCTTAGAACAAGTATTAACAGAATTAGGAAGCACCGCCGAAGGAGTTAATACCACCAATGTTTTAATTGAAATTGCCCATCGAGAACGGATTCCTGTGCCGATTTCTGGACAAGTTTATCAACTTTTAAATCAGCAAATTACTCCCCAAAAGGCAGTAGAAGCTTTAATGGAACGGGATTTAAAACCCGAATTTTATGCGGAGTAG
- a CDS encoding HAD-IIB family hydrolase: MIKNNTLVLATDLDGTFLGGSPQERQEFYDYLESHRDRLLLIFVTGRSLEFTLRLYDDKNFRIPRPDYIIGDVGTTVYEGKTLKPVAEVQNWIANIWGNSSEFAQQLLVDEPGLTLQPLSPEYRVSYYYQPDQNQQRIIQKIQDAGFQCITSADKYLDILPKGVAKGSTLLKLIDFLNLSPQQVITSGDSLNDLPLFETGLNSIAVGNSELKLVEKIQTLKNVYYSDLPGVSGILDGLQYYGKTF, from the coding sequence ATGATTAAGAATAACACTTTAGTTTTAGCAACGGATTTAGACGGGACATTTTTAGGAGGTTCTCCACAGGAACGACAAGAATTTTATGACTATTTGGAGAGCCATCGAGATCGCTTATTACTAATTTTTGTCACGGGTCGAAGTTTAGAATTCACCCTGCGTTTATATGACGACAAAAACTTCAGAATTCCGCGACCGGATTATATCATTGGAGATGTAGGAACAACCGTTTATGAGGGAAAAACCTTAAAACCTGTGGCAGAAGTCCAAAATTGGATTGCCAACATTTGGGGAAATTCTAGCGAATTCGCTCAACAACTCTTAGTCGATGAACCGGGATTAACCTTACAACCTTTATCCCCAGAATATCGTGTTTCCTATTATTATCAACCCGATCAAAACCAGCAAAGAATTATCCAAAAAATTCAAGATGCGGGATTTCAGTGTATTACTTCGGCGGATAAATATTTAGATATTTTACCCAAAGGTGTGGCTAAAGGTTCAACGTTGCTCAAACTAATTGACTTCTTAAATTTGTCTCCCCAACAAGTGATTACATCGGGGGATTCCTTAAACGATTTACCCTTATTTGAAACCGGACTTAATAGTATTGCTGTGGGGAACTCAGAATTAAAATTAGTCGAAAAAATTCAAACCTTAAAGAATGTTTATTACAGTGATTTACCCGGAGTCTCTGGAATTTTGGACGGACTTCAATATTATGGTAAAACCTTCTAA